In one Mycobacterium sp. NBC_00419 genomic region, the following are encoded:
- the nuoI gene encoding NADH-quinone oxidoreductase subunit NuoI, whose amino-acid sequence MPKFLDAVKGFGVTFGAMFKRPITEGYPETPGPVAPRYHGRHQLNRYPDGLEKCIGCELCAWACPADAIYVEGADNTEAERFSPGERYGRVYQINYLRCIGCGLCIEACPTRALTMTNIYEMADDNRGDLIYGKDKLLAPLQPGMQPPPHPMAPGTTDDDYYLGRVGGQERSDPGIRPGIPGSEEVTR is encoded by the coding sequence ATGCCTAAGTTCCTCGACGCCGTCAAGGGTTTCGGTGTCACCTTCGGTGCGATGTTCAAGCGCCCGATCACCGAGGGGTATCCCGAGACGCCGGGCCCGGTGGCGCCGCGCTACCACGGCCGCCACCAACTCAACCGCTACCCCGACGGCCTGGAGAAGTGCATCGGCTGTGAGCTGTGCGCATGGGCCTGCCCCGCCGACGCGATCTATGTGGAAGGCGCCGACAACACCGAGGCCGAACGCTTCTCCCCCGGCGAGCGCTACGGCCGGGTGTATCAGATCAACTATCTGCGCTGCATCGGCTGCGGACTGTGCATCGAGGCCTGCCCCACCCGTGCGCTGACGATGACCAACATCTACGAGATGGCCGACGACAACCGCGGTGACCTGATCTACGGCAAGGACAAGCTGCTGGCGCCGCTGCAGCCGGGCATGCAACCGCCGCCACACCCGATGGCGCCGGGCACCACCGACGACGACTACTACCTGGGCAGGGTCGGCGGGCAGGAGCGAAGCGACCCGGGGATCAGGCCCGGCATCCCCGGCTCCGAGGAGGTGACCCGGTGA
- the nuoH gene encoding NADH-quinone oxidoreductase subunit NuoH yields the protein MTVFGHDPWWLILIKALAIFVFLLLTVLVAILAERKILGRMQMRYGPNRVGPFGLLQSLADGIKLALKEGLTPTGVDKPIYLLAPIISVIPAITAFSVIPLGPVVSVFGHQTPLQLTDLPVAVLFILAVTSIGVYGIVLAGWASGSTYPLLGGLRSSAQVVSYEIAMALSFAAVFVYSGTMSTSGIVAAQEKTWYVFLLLPSFAVYVTAMVGETNRAPFDLPEAEGELVGGFHTEYSSLKFAMFMLAEYVNMTTVSALATTLFLGGWHAPWPLSLIPGANTGWLPLIWFVAKVWTFLFVFMWLRATLPRMRYDQFMALGWKLLIPVSLVWIMIVAVLHASGVTGVIPGLLAAAALLLVLLAVKALRRRRADRHPEAPAPPADAGAFPIPPMPGLPALGPITAKEKADA from the coding sequence ATGACGGTGTTCGGCCACGACCCGTGGTGGCTGATCCTGATCAAGGCGCTGGCGATCTTCGTGTTCCTGCTGCTGACCGTGCTGGTCGCGATCCTCGCCGAACGCAAGATCCTGGGCCGCATGCAGATGCGCTACGGCCCGAACCGGGTGGGACCGTTCGGTCTGCTGCAGTCCCTGGCCGACGGCATCAAACTCGCACTGAAGGAAGGGCTGACACCCACCGGGGTAGACAAGCCCATTTACCTTCTGGCACCGATCATTTCGGTGATTCCGGCGATCACGGCCTTTTCCGTCATCCCGTTGGGTCCGGTGGTGTCGGTGTTCGGCCACCAGACTCCCCTGCAGTTGACCGACCTGCCGGTGGCAGTCCTGTTCATCCTGGCCGTCACCTCGATCGGCGTGTACGGGATCGTCCTGGCCGGGTGGGCCTCAGGATCGACCTACCCGCTGCTGGGCGGTCTGCGTTCCAGCGCCCAGGTGGTCTCCTACGAGATCGCGATGGCGCTGTCGTTCGCAGCGGTGTTCGTCTACTCCGGAACCATGTCGACATCGGGAATCGTTGCCGCCCAGGAGAAGACGTGGTACGTCTTCCTGCTGCTGCCGTCGTTCGCGGTGTACGTCACGGCGATGGTCGGCGAGACCAACCGCGCCCCCTTCGACCTGCCGGAGGCCGAGGGCGAACTGGTGGGCGGCTTCCATACCGAGTACAGCTCGTTGAAGTTCGCGATGTTCATGCTGGCCGAGTACGTCAACATGACCACCGTCTCGGCCCTGGCGACCACGCTGTTCCTCGGCGGCTGGCACGCACCGTGGCCGCTGAGCCTGATTCCCGGGGCCAACACCGGCTGGTTGCCGCTGATCTGGTTCGTGGCCAAGGTGTGGACGTTCCTGTTCGTGTTCATGTGGCTGCGGGCCACGCTGCCCCGCATGCGCTACGACCAGTTCATGGCCCTGGGCTGGAAGCTACTGATCCCGGTGTCGCTGGTGTGGATCATGATCGTCGCGGTTCTGCACGCCAGCGGGGTCACCGGTGTGATCCCGGGCCTGCTCGCCGCCGCTGCACTGCTGCTGGTCCTGCTGGCGGTCAAGGCGTTGCGCCGCAGGCGGGCTGACCGTCACCCGGAGGCGCCGGCACCGCCCGCCGATGCCGGCGCGTTCCCGATACCTCCAATGCCCGGCCTGCCGGCGCTCGGCCCGATAACAGCCAAGGAGAAAGCCGATGCCTAA
- a CDS encoding NADH-quinone oxidoreductase subunit G, with translation MTQAKDAGAPPVASVEMVNLVIDDVELAVPKGTLVIRAAELMGVQIPRFCDHPLLDPVGACRQCLVEVEGQRKPMASCTITVTEGMVVRTQYTSESADKAQHGVMELLLINHPLDCPVCDKGGECPLQNQAMSNGRVETRFTDIKRTFPKPINLSRQVLLDRERCVLCARCTRFSTQIAGDPFIELLERGALQQVGIATGEPFDSYFSGNTVQICPVGALTGTAYRFRARPFDLVSSPSACEHCASGCAQRTDHRRGVVLRRLAGDDPEVNEEWNCDKGRWAFTYPTLGDRITTPLVRDDDGGLRHASWSEAIATAVAGLTAGRTGVLVGGRVTTEDAYAYSKFARMVLRTNDIDMRSRPHSVEEAQFLAAHVAGRRPVSYADLETAPVVVLAGFEPEEESPIVFLRLRKAVRKRGLKVVAVAPLASRGSVKLAAHVLTTAPGGEAAALDSLDEALLSEPGAVILVGERLATSPGALSAACRLAQRTGARLAWIPRRAGERGALDAGCLPNLLPGGRPVTDAAAREQLRAAWHVDELVAEEGRDTSGILAAAADGELDALLVGGVDPADLPDPHTTLAAIEAAGFVVSLELRESAVTALADVVFPVAPVAEKAGSFTNWEGRNRPFEPALPSNAFADLRVLQTMADELGADLGFRTAEQARTELAALGGWDGARAAAPEVPPGRAPSLDSGEAVLAGWRMLLDDARLQDGEPYLAGTARPAVVRLSPATAAGIGAAEGDVVSVSSGRGAVTLPLVITEMPDGVVWLPLKSPGSAVHDELAVTTGTVVQIEREAP, from the coding sequence GTGACACAGGCCAAAGATGCAGGTGCGCCACCGGTTGCGTCAGTCGAGATGGTCAACCTCGTGATCGACGATGTCGAGTTGGCGGTTCCCAAGGGCACGTTGGTGATTCGCGCCGCCGAGTTGATGGGCGTGCAGATCCCCCGGTTCTGCGACCACCCGCTGCTCGACCCGGTGGGCGCCTGCCGGCAGTGCCTGGTCGAGGTCGAAGGCCAACGCAAGCCGATGGCCTCGTGCACGATCACCGTCACCGAGGGCATGGTGGTGCGCACCCAGTACACCTCCGAGTCCGCCGACAAGGCCCAGCACGGCGTGATGGAGCTGCTGCTGATCAACCACCCGCTGGACTGCCCGGTGTGCGACAAGGGTGGGGAATGCCCGCTGCAGAACCAGGCGATGTCCAACGGGCGGGTGGAGACCCGGTTCACCGACATCAAACGCACCTTCCCCAAGCCGATCAACCTGTCCAGGCAGGTCTTGCTCGACCGTGAGCGGTGTGTGCTGTGTGCGCGGTGCACCCGGTTCTCCACCCAGATCGCCGGGGACCCGTTCATTGAATTGCTCGAACGCGGTGCACTGCAGCAGGTCGGGATCGCCACCGGTGAGCCGTTCGACTCGTACTTCAGTGGCAACACCGTCCAGATCTGCCCGGTGGGCGCGCTGACCGGAACCGCCTACCGCTTCCGTGCCCGCCCGTTCGACCTCGTCTCCAGTCCCAGTGCGTGCGAACACTGCGCATCGGGTTGCGCCCAGCGCACCGATCATCGCCGCGGTGTCGTGCTGCGTCGGCTGGCCGGCGACGACCCCGAGGTCAACGAGGAGTGGAACTGCGACAAGGGCCGCTGGGCATTCACCTACCCGACCCTGGGCGACCGGATCACCACTCCCCTGGTTCGCGACGACGACGGCGGGCTCCGCCATGCCTCGTGGTCGGAGGCCATCGCGACCGCCGTCGCCGGGCTGACGGCAGGGCGCACCGGTGTCCTGGTCGGTGGCAGGGTGACCACCGAGGACGCCTACGCCTACTCCAAGTTCGCCCGAATGGTGCTGCGCACCAACGACATCGACATGCGCAGCCGCCCCCATTCGGTGGAGGAGGCGCAGTTCCTGGCCGCGCACGTTGCCGGGCGAAGGCCCGTCAGCTACGCCGATCTGGAAACTGCGCCGGTGGTCGTGCTGGCCGGATTCGAGCCGGAGGAAGAATCGCCGATCGTGTTCCTGCGGTTGCGCAAGGCGGTCCGCAAACGAGGGCTCAAGGTAGTGGCGGTGGCGCCGCTGGCCTCGCGCGGGTCGGTGAAGCTGGCCGCGCACGTCCTGACGACCGCACCCGGTGGAGAGGCCGCGGCGCTGGACAGCCTCGACGAGGCGCTGTTGTCCGAACCCGGTGCGGTCATCCTCGTCGGTGAGCGGCTGGCCACCAGCCCGGGGGCGTTGTCGGCCGCCTGCCGGTTGGCACAGCGGACCGGCGCGCGGCTGGCCTGGATTCCGCGCCGCGCCGGGGAACGCGGCGCTCTGGACGCCGGATGCCTGCCCAACCTGCTGCCCGGCGGCCGGCCGGTGACCGACGCGGCGGCCCGCGAACAGCTCAGAGCCGCTTGGCATGTCGACGAGCTCGTTGCCGAGGAGGGCCGCGACACCAGCGGCATCCTTGCCGCCGCCGCCGACGGTGAGCTCGACGCGCTACTGGTCGGCGGCGTGGATCCCGCCGACCTGCCCGACCCGCACACCACGCTTGCGGCCATCGAAGCCGCGGGGTTCGTGGTGAGCCTGGAGCTGCGCGAGTCGGCGGTGACCGCGCTCGCCGACGTCGTGTTCCCGGTGGCGCCGGTCGCCGAGAAGGCGGGTTCGTTCACCAACTGGGAGGGCCGCAACCGGCCGTTCGAACCGGCGCTGCCGTCCAACGCGTTCGCCGATCTGCGGGTGTTGCAGACGATGGCCGACGAACTCGGCGCCGACCTCGGGTTCCGTACCGCCGAGCAGGCCCGCACCGAGCTGGCCGCACTGGGCGGCTGGGACGGGGCCCGGGCAGCGGCACCCGAGGTGCCGCCAGGACGGGCGCCGTCGCTCGACAGTGGCGAGGCGGTGCTGGCCGGCTGGCGGATGTTGTTGGACGACGCCCGCTTACAGGATGGTGAGCCGTATCTGGCGGGAACCGCGCGGCCCGCGGTGGTGCGGTTGTCGCCGGCGACCGCGGCGGGAATCGGCGCCGCCGAAGGGGATGTGGTCAGCGTGTCCAGCGGGCGCGGTGCGGTCACCCTGCCGCTGGTGATCACCGAGATGCCCGACGGCGTCGTGTGGTTGCCGCTGAAATCACCCGGCAGCGCGGTCCACGACGAGCTCGCCGTCACCACCGGCACCGTGGTCCAGATCGAGCGGGAGGCGCCGTGA
- the nuoF gene encoding NADH-quinone oxidoreductase subunit NuoF, translating into MKLTPVLSRFWDEPEPWTLATYLRHDGYRGLRTALGMKPDDVITTVKESGLRGRGGAGFPTGTKWSFIPQEATGAGAKPKYLVINADESEPGTCKDIPLLFTTPHFLVEGAIIAAYAIRARHAFIYVRGEVVPVLRRLQNAVAEAYAAGYLGTDILGSGFDLDLIVHAGAGAYICGEETALLDSLEGRRGQPRLRPPFPAVAGLYACPTVVNNVESIASVPPILQRGVDWFKSMGTEKSPGFTLYSLSGHVTRPGQYEAPLGITLRELLDYAGGIRAGHELKFWTPGGSSTPLLTPEHLDVPLDYEGMASVGSMLGTKALQIFDETTCVVRAVRRWTQFYAHESCGKCTPCREGTYWLAQIYERLETGRGTAEDIDKLLDISDTIFGKSFCALGDGAASPIISSIKYFREEYEAHLDGTCPIDPYASMLAAPEGVGA; encoded by the coding sequence ATGAAGCTGACGCCGGTGCTGAGCCGGTTCTGGGACGAACCCGAACCGTGGACTCTGGCCACCTATCTGCGCCATGACGGCTACCGGGGGCTGCGCACCGCGCTGGGCATGAAGCCCGACGACGTCATCACGACGGTCAAGGAATCCGGGCTGCGCGGGCGCGGCGGTGCGGGATTTCCTACCGGCACCAAGTGGTCGTTCATCCCGCAGGAGGCCACCGGCGCGGGGGCCAAGCCGAAGTATCTGGTGATCAACGCCGACGAGTCGGAGCCCGGCACCTGCAAGGACATTCCGCTGCTGTTCACTACCCCGCACTTCCTGGTGGAAGGGGCGATCATCGCGGCGTACGCGATTCGGGCCCGGCACGCGTTCATCTATGTGCGCGGTGAGGTGGTGCCGGTGCTGCGCCGGTTGCAGAACGCGGTGGCCGAGGCCTACGCGGCGGGCTACCTCGGCACCGACATCCTGGGCTCGGGATTCGATCTCGACCTGATCGTGCACGCCGGTGCGGGCGCCTACATCTGTGGTGAGGAGACCGCACTGCTGGACTCGCTGGAGGGCCGTCGCGGCCAGCCCCGGCTGCGTCCGCCGTTCCCGGCGGTCGCCGGCCTGTACGCCTGCCCCACCGTCGTCAACAATGTCGAGTCGATCGCCAGCGTCCCGCCGATCCTGCAGCGCGGGGTGGACTGGTTCAAGTCGATGGGGACGGAGAAGTCCCCCGGCTTCACGCTGTACTCGCTGTCCGGGCATGTGACGCGGCCCGGTCAGTACGAGGCGCCGCTGGGCATCACGCTGCGCGAACTGCTCGACTATGCGGGCGGTATCCGCGCCGGGCACGAGTTGAAGTTCTGGACACCGGGCGGGTCGTCGACTCCGCTGCTGACCCCCGAACACCTCGACGTGCCACTGGATTACGAGGGTATGGCCTCGGTGGGGTCGATGCTGGGCACCAAGGCTCTTCAGATCTTCGACGAGACCACCTGTGTGGTCCGCGCGGTGCGCCGGTGGACCCAGTTCTACGCCCACGAGTCGTGCGGCAAGTGCACACCGTGCCGGGAGGGCACCTACTGGCTGGCCCAGATCTACGAGCGGCTCGAGACGGGCCGCGGGACCGCCGAGGACATCGACAAGCTGCTCGACATCTCCGACACCATCTTCGGAAAGTCGTTCTGCGCGTTGGGCGACGGTGCGGCCTCGCCGATCATCTCCTCGATCAAGTACTTCCGCGAGGAGTACGAGGCGCACCTGGATGGCACCTGCCCCATCGATCCGTATGCCTCGATGCTGGCCGCACCGGAAGGAGTGGGAGCGTGA
- the nuoE gene encoding NADH-quinone oxidoreductase subunit NuoE, with protein sequence MSVDLVLGPRPDEPGPPIGGQDVYPADVVERLAADAATIVGRYPQPRSALLPLLHLVQSEDGYLTKAGIAFCANQLGLTDAEVTAVATFYSMYRRTATGEYLVGVCTNTLCAIMGGDAILEALETELAVHPGQTTADGRITLEHIECNAACDYAPVVMVNWEFFDNQTPSSARELVAALREGEAVTPTRGAALCTFRETARTLAGVGPDVVDTSLPGDATLAGLRVARSLGEDGAQ encoded by the coding sequence GTGAGCGTCGATCTGGTGTTGGGCCCGCGCCCCGACGAACCGGGGCCGCCGATCGGTGGGCAGGACGTCTATCCGGCCGACGTGGTGGAGCGACTGGCCGCCGACGCGGCAACCATCGTCGGGCGCTACCCGCAGCCGCGCTCGGCGCTGCTGCCGCTGCTGCATCTGGTGCAGTCCGAGGACGGCTACCTGACGAAGGCTGGAATCGCGTTCTGCGCCAATCAGTTAGGACTCACCGATGCCGAGGTGACGGCGGTGGCGACGTTCTATTCGATGTATCGGCGCACGGCGACCGGCGAGTATCTGGTCGGGGTCTGCACCAATACGCTGTGCGCGATCATGGGTGGGGACGCCATCCTCGAGGCTCTCGAAACCGAACTGGCAGTTCACCCGGGCCAGACCACCGCCGATGGGCGGATCACCCTCGAACACATCGAGTGCAACGCCGCCTGCGACTACGCCCCGGTGGTGATGGTCAACTGGGAGTTCTTCGACAACCAGACCCCTTCGAGCGCACGCGAACTCGTCGCGGCCCTGCGCGAGGGCGAGGCCGTCACACCCACCCGCGGTGCCGCGCTGTGCACGTTCCGCGAGACCGCCCGCACGCTCGCCGGCGTCGGCCCCGACGTCGTCGACACCAGCCTGCCGGGTGACGCCACTCTGGCCGGCCTGCGGGTGGCCCGGTCGTTGGGTGAGGACGGAGCGCAATGA
- the nuoD gene encoding NADH dehydrogenase (quinone) subunit D — translation MSTHIDDEDGVVVLGGQDWDELVAAARQGEVGERIVVNMGPQHPSTHGVLRLILEIEGETVTEARCGIGYLHTGIEKNLEYRNWTQGVTFVTRMDYLSPFFNETAYCLGVERLLGITDDIPERASVIRVMLMELNRISSHLVALATGGMELGAMSPMFFGFRDRDLILSFFEAVTGLRMNNAYIRPGGVAADLPEDGPARLEELLGVLPGHLDELGNLLTESYIWKGRTQGIGYLDLTGCMALGITGPVLRSTGLPHDLRKSQPYCGYETYDFDVITDTGADCYGRYLIRVKEMYESVKIVRQCLDRLEPGPVMISDKKLAWPADLKLGPDGLGNSPAHIAKIMGTSMEGLIHHFKLVTEGFRVPAGQVYIAVESPRGELGVHMVSDGGTRPYRVHYRDPSFTNLQAVAAMCEGGMVADVIASVASIDPVMGGVDR, via the coding sequence ATGAGTACGCACATCGACGATGAGGACGGCGTGGTCGTCCTGGGCGGTCAGGACTGGGACGAGTTGGTGGCCGCCGCACGCCAGGGCGAGGTCGGCGAACGGATCGTGGTCAACATGGGTCCCCAGCACCCCTCCACCCACGGGGTGTTGCGGTTGATCCTGGAGATCGAGGGCGAGACGGTGACCGAAGCCCGGTGCGGCATCGGCTATCTGCACACCGGAATCGAGAAGAACCTCGAGTACCGCAACTGGACGCAGGGTGTGACGTTCGTGACGCGGATGGACTACCTGTCGCCGTTCTTCAATGAGACCGCGTATTGCCTTGGCGTGGAACGGCTTTTGGGCATCACCGATGACATCCCCGAACGGGCCTCGGTGATCCGGGTGATGCTGATGGAGCTGAACCGGATCTCCTCGCACCTGGTGGCACTGGCCACCGGCGGCATGGAACTGGGTGCGATGTCACCGATGTTCTTCGGTTTCCGGGACCGCGACCTGATCCTGTCGTTCTTCGAGGCCGTCACCGGGCTGCGGATGAACAACGCCTACATCCGGCCCGGCGGGGTGGCCGCCGATCTGCCCGAGGACGGCCCGGCGCGGCTCGAAGAACTGCTGGGGGTGCTGCCAGGTCACCTCGACGAGCTCGGCAACCTGTTGACCGAGAGCTACATCTGGAAGGGCCGCACCCAGGGCATCGGCTACTTGGATCTGACCGGCTGCATGGCCCTGGGTATCACCGGGCCGGTGCTGCGCTCCACCGGCCTGCCGCACGATCTGCGCAAGAGCCAACCGTATTGCGGTTACGAGACTTACGACTTCGACGTCATCACCGACACCGGTGCCGATTGCTATGGGCGATACCTGATCCGGGTCAAGGAGATGTACGAGTCGGTGAAGATCGTGCGCCAGTGTCTGGACCGGCTCGAGCCGGGGCCGGTGATGATCTCCGACAAGAAGCTGGCGTGGCCTGCCGATCTGAAACTCGGTCCGGACGGGCTGGGGAACTCCCCGGCGCACATCGCCAAGATCATGGGCACCTCGATGGAGGGGCTGATCCACCACTTCAAGCTCGTCACGGAGGGCTTCCGGGTGCCGGCGGGCCAGGTCTACATCGCGGTCGAGTCGCCCCGTGGCGAACTCGGCGTGCACATGGTGTCCGACGGCGGCACGCGCCCCTACCGGGTGCACTACCGGGACCCGTCGTTCACGAATCTGCAAGCGGTCGCGGCGATGTGCGAGGGCGGCATGGTTGCCGACGTGATCGCGTCGGTGGCATCGATCGATCCGGTGATGGGTGGCGTGGATAGGTGA
- a CDS encoding NADH-quinone oxidoreductase subunit C, with product MNEDSSGEVIGVRRGMFGINGSGDTSGYGRLVREVALPGSTPRPYGGYFDEIVDRLAEVLGADVFGAAVERVVVFGDQLTLDIARAHLPAVASALRDDEALRFELCCGVSGVHYPDDAARELRAFYPLLSITHNRRVQLEVACPDADPHIPSLFSVYPTCDWHERETYDFFGIIFDGHPGLTRIEMPDDWVGHPQRKDYPLGGIPVEFQGAQIPPPDERRSYH from the coding sequence GTGAATGAAGACAGCAGCGGTGAGGTCATCGGCGTGCGCCGGGGCATGTTCGGCATCAACGGCAGCGGCGACACCTCCGGTTACGGCCGGCTGGTGCGCGAGGTCGCCCTGCCGGGCAGCACACCGCGGCCCTACGGCGGCTACTTCGACGAGATCGTCGACCGGCTTGCCGAGGTCCTGGGAGCCGACGTGTTCGGCGCCGCCGTCGAACGGGTGGTGGTGTTCGGCGACCAGCTGACCCTCGACATCGCCCGCGCACACCTGCCCGCGGTGGCCTCCGCGCTGCGCGATGACGAGGCGCTGCGGTTCGAATTGTGTTGCGGGGTCTCGGGAGTGCACTACCCGGACGACGCGGCCCGGGAACTGCGCGCCTTCTACCCGCTGTTGTCGATCACCCACAACCGGCGGGTTCAGCTGGAGGTGGCCTGCCCGGACGCCGATCCCCATATCCCCTCGCTGTTTTCGGTGTATCCGACCTGTGACTGGCACGAGCGGGAGACCTACGACTTCTTCGGCATCATCTTCGACGGTCATCCCGGGCTGACCCGGATCGAGATGCCCGACGACTGGGTGGGGCATCCGCAACGCAAGGACTACCCGCTGGGCGGAATACCGGTGGAGTTTCAGGGCGCCCAGATTCCCCCGCCGGACGAACGCAGGTCGTATCACTGA
- a CDS encoding NuoB/complex I 20 kDa subunit family protein, protein MGLEEQLPGGILLSTVEKVAGYVRKGSLWPATFGLACCAIEMMATAGPRFDIARFGMERFSATPRQADLMIVAGRVSQKMGPVLRQVYDQMAEPKWVLAMGVCASSGGMFNNYAVVQGVDHIVPVDIYLPGCPPRPEMLLHAILTLHAKIAEMPLGVHRDEVVAAAEQAALSAKPTIELKGLLR, encoded by the coding sequence ATGGGATTAGAGGAACAGCTGCCGGGCGGCATTCTGCTGTCCACGGTGGAGAAGGTCGCCGGGTACGTCCGTAAAGGGTCGCTGTGGCCGGCGACGTTCGGGCTGGCGTGCTGCGCCATCGAGATGATGGCGACGGCGGGGCCGCGGTTCGACATCGCCCGGTTCGGGATGGAACGCTTCTCGGCCACCCCGCGCCAAGCCGACCTGATGATCGTCGCGGGACGGGTGAGCCAGAAGATGGGCCCGGTCCTGCGGCAGGTCTACGACCAGATGGCCGAGCCCAAATGGGTCCTGGCGATGGGCGTATGCGCCTCCAGTGGCGGGATGTTCAACAACTACGCGGTGGTGCAGGGCGTCGACCACATCGTCCCGGTCGACATCTATCTGCCCGGCTGCCCGCCGCGGCCCGAGATGCTGCTGCACGCGATCCTCACGCTGCACGCCAAGATCGCCGAGATGCCGCTGGGCGTGCACCGCGACGAGGTGGTGGCGGCCGCCGAGCAGGCCGCCCTGTCGGCGAAGCCCACGATCGAACTGAAGGGGCTGCTGCGGTGA
- a CDS encoding NADH-quinone oxidoreductase subunit A: MSLYTPILVLGAIAAGFAVVSVVIALVIGPRRYNRAKLEAYECGIEPVAGGAIGQRFPIKYYLTAMLFIVFDIEIVFLYPWAVAFDQLGTFALVEMLIFMATVFVAYGYVWRRGGLEWD, encoded by the coding sequence ATGAGTCTCTACACACCCATCTTGGTGCTGGGAGCCATTGCGGCGGGTTTTGCGGTGGTGTCGGTGGTCATCGCCCTGGTGATCGGCCCCCGGCGGTACAACCGAGCCAAGCTTGAGGCCTATGAGTGCGGGATCGAGCCGGTCGCCGGCGGGGCGATCGGCCAGCGGTTCCCCATCAAGTACTACCTGACCGCGATGTTGTTCATCGTCTTCGACATCGAGATCGTCTTCCTCTACCCGTGGGCGGTCGCGTTCGACCAACTCGGGACTTTCGCGCTGGTGGAGATGCTGATCTTCATGGCCACGGTGTTCGTGGCCTACGGGTACGTGTGGCGGCGAGGCGGCCTGGAATGGGATTAG
- a CDS encoding Rv3143 family two-component system response regulator, translated as MSGSGAQPIHVLVYSSNARTREQVRLALGKRVHPELPELTYTDVATGPMVIQLMDGGGFDLVILDGEAAPVGGLGIAKQLKDELDHCPPVLVLTGRPDDAWLANWSRAEAAVPHPIDPIRLGEAVVELLRAPVR; from the coding sequence GTGTCTGGCTCCGGCGCGCAGCCCATCCACGTCCTGGTGTACAGCAGCAATGCCCGCACCCGGGAGCAGGTTCGGCTGGCGCTGGGCAAGCGGGTGCATCCCGAACTGCCGGAGCTGACCTACACCGACGTCGCCACCGGACCGATGGTGATCCAGCTGATGGACGGCGGCGGGTTCGACTTGGTGATCCTCGACGGCGAGGCCGCTCCGGTCGGTGGCCTGGGCATCGCCAAGCAGCTCAAGGATGAGCTGGACCACTGCCCGCCGGTGCTGGTGCTGACCGGCCGGCCCGACGATGCCTGGCTGGCCAACTGGTCGCGGGCCGAGGCGGCGGTACCGCACCCGATCGACCCGATCAGGCTGGGCGAGGCCGTGGTGGAGCTGTTGCGCGCTCCAGTCCGGTAG
- a CDS encoding YceI family protein produces MTVLQGLIESPGTWTVAPARSTVRFTNKTLWGLVPVNGEFTDVSGHGEIAANGAVSGRIDIRVASLKTGIGKRDEHLRADDFFAAGAHPEITVVVTAVEPTGERTADLRADLTVRGTTETLTLPATLERLGDDAVRVSTKTALDRTRFGVGGNPLGMLPTTTTLSADLVFTKADR; encoded by the coding sequence ATGACGGTGCTGCAAGGGCTGATCGAGAGCCCCGGGACGTGGACGGTGGCGCCAGCGCGCTCCACGGTGCGGTTCACCAACAAAACCCTGTGGGGCCTGGTGCCGGTCAACGGCGAATTCACCGATGTGAGCGGACACGGTGAGATCGCCGCGAACGGCGCCGTGTCCGGCCGGATCGATATCCGGGTGGCGTCGCTGAAAACGGGGATCGGCAAACGGGACGAGCATCTGCGCGCGGACGACTTTTTCGCTGCCGGTGCGCATCCGGAGATCACCGTCGTCGTCACCGCGGTCGAACCCACCGGTGAGCGCACCGCCGACCTGCGCGCCGACCTCACGGTGCGGGGCACCACCGAAACACTGACGCTGCCTGCCACGCTCGAGCGACTCGGCGACGACGCGGTGCGGGTGTCGACGAAGACCGCCCTGGACCGGACCAGGTTCGGTGTCGGCGGCAACCCGCTGGGCATGCTGCCGACCACCACCACGCTGTCAGCCGATCTCGTCTTCACCAAAGCTGACCGCTAA
- a CDS encoding nuclear transport factor 2 family protein — protein sequence MSPTRTEILDVADRLFAAIETGDIPTLTALWSDDVVVWRQGGGRERDKPRALGVIEWFVGATTARRYEVLDREAFDNGFVQQHILHATTRGGESVALRVCLVVKLNEHGLIRRIDEYLDPADLNPLLQ from the coding sequence ATGAGCCCGACCCGAACCGAGATCCTCGACGTCGCCGACCGGTTGTTCGCCGCCATCGAGACCGGTGACATCCCGACCCTGACCGCCCTGTGGTCCGACGACGTCGTCGTGTGGCGCCAAGGCGGTGGACGCGAACGCGACAAGCCACGCGCCCTGGGCGTCATCGAGTGGTTCGTCGGCGCCACCACCGCACGCCGCTACGAGGTACTGGACCGCGAAGCCTTCGACAACGGCTTCGTCCAACAGCACATCCTGCACGCCACCACCCGCGGAGGTGAAAGTGTGGCGCTGCGGGTGTGTCTAGTGGTGAAGTTGAACGAGCACGGCTTGATCCGGCGTATCGACGAATACCTCGATCCCGCAGACCTGAACCCGCTGCTGCAATGA